The Dunckerocampus dactyliophorus isolate RoL2022-P2 chromosome 1, RoL_Ddac_1.1, whole genome shotgun sequence genome has a segment encoding these proteins:
- the ddx19a gene encoding ATP-dependent RNA helicase DDX19A isoform X1 — translation MFEQSWALEADMQDASTAPVQAESAKKMDRVRRPRSFTRDINGNVELTTSKRSGKCEEEKIDPAEVSLLNKMIRRCLVRNRNEVEVLQRDPTSPLFSVKTFEELRLKPELLRGVYDMGFNRPSRIQEKALPMMLAQPPQNLIAQSQSGTGKTTAFSLAMLSHVDPAHKWTQALCIAPTYELALQIGQVMEQMGKHYPNVKLAYGIQGNRVERGSKLQEQIVVGTPGTIQDWCTKLKFIDPKKITMFVLDEADVMIATQGHRDQSIRIHRQLTKDCQMLFFSATFEEEVWRFAEMIVPEANIIRLRREEETLDTIKQFYVLCRSKEDKFTTLCELYGSMTVAQAMIFCHTRKMASLLSSHMTKQGHVVALLSGELTVEQRANIIERFRTGKEKVLVTTNVCSRGIDVEQVSLVVNFDLPVDRDGNADNETYLHRIGRTGRFGRRGFAINMVDSQHGMEVIRQIEIHFDRKIPKLETGNVEEMEKQLN, via the exons atgttcgaGCAGTCGTGGGCGCTTGAGGCTGACATGCAAGATGCGAGCACGgcgcctgtgcag GCTGAGTCAGCAAAGAAGATGGATCGAGTGCGTCGTCCACGGAGCTTCACCAGAGATATCAACG GAAACGTTGAGCTGACCACAAGCAAACGAAGTGGAAAGTGTGAAGAAGAGAAAATAGACCCGGCTGAAGTGTCCCTGCTCAACAAAATGATCCGCCGTTGTCTGGTGAGGAACCGGAACGAAGTGGAGGTCCTGCAGAGGGACCCCACCTCCCCACTGTTCTCCGTCAAGACCTTCGAGGAGCTTCGCCT GAAACCGGAGCTGTTGAGGGGGGTCTACGACATGGGCTTCAACAGGCCTTCCAGGATCCAGGAGAAGGCTCTCCCTATGATGCTGGCACAGCC ACCTCAGAATCTCATTGCCCAGTCCCAGTCAGGCACAGGAAAAACTACTGCTTTTTCACTGGCTATGCTCAGCCACGTCGACCCCGCCCACAAGTGGACCCAG GCTCTTTGCATCGCGCCAACATATGAGCTGGCCCTGCAGATCGGTCAGGTGATGGAGCAGATGGGCAAACACTACCCCAATGTCAAGCTGGCATACGGCATCCAAGGCAATCGAG TGGAGCGAGGCAGTAAGTTGCAGGAGCAGATCGTCGTGGGAACCCCGGGCACCATCCAGGACTGGTGCACCAAGCTGAAGTTCATAGATCCCAAAAAGATCACCATGTTTGTGCTGGACGAGGCTGATGTCATGATCGCCACTCAGGGTCATCGTGACCAGAGCATCCGCATCCACAG GCAACTAACAAAGGACTGTCAGATGCTCTTCTTCTCGGCCACCTTCGAGGAGGAGGTATGGCGGTTTGCAGAGATGATTGTTCCAGAGGCCAACATCATCCGTTTGCGACGTGAGGAGGAGACGCTGGACACCATCAAACAGTTTTATGTGCTCTGCAGGAGCAAGGAGGACAAGTTCACCACTCTGTGTGAACTCTACGGGAGTATGACTGTGGCACAAGCCATGATCTTCTGCCAT ACTCGTAAGATGGCGTCTTTATTGTCCTCTCACATGACCAAGCAAGGCCACGTTGTGGCACTGCTGAGCGGGGAATTGACTGTGGAGCAGAGAGCTAACATCATTGAACGCTTTAGGACCGGCAAGGAGAAGGTTCTTGTGACAACAAATGTTTGTTCTCGAG GTATCGATGTGGAGCAGGTGTCCCTGGTGGTCAACTTTGACCTCCCCGTGGACAGAGATGGGAACGCCGACAACGAAACGTACCTTCACCGGATTGGCCGCACGGGACGCTTTGGCCGGCGAGGCTTTGCTATCAACATGGTGGACAGCCAGCACGGCATGGAGGTCATCAGGCAAATCGAGATTCATTTTG ACAGGAAAATCCCCAAACTTGAAACAGGGAATGttgaagaaatggaaaaacagctcaACTGA
- the ddx19a gene encoding ATP-dependent RNA helicase DDX19A isoform X2 translates to MFEQSWALEADMQDASTAPVQAESAKKMDRVRRPRSFTRDINGNVELTTSKRSGKCEEEKIDPAEVSLLNKMIRRCLVRNRNEVEVLQRDPTSPLFSVKTFEELRLKPELLRGVYDMGFNRPSRIQEKALPMMLAQPPQNLIAQSQSGTGKTTAFSLAMLSHVDPAHKWTQALCIAPTYELALQIGQVMEQMGKHYPNVKLAYGIQGNRVERGSKLQEQIVVGTPGTIQDWCTKLKFIDPKKITMFVLDEADVMIATQGHRDQSIRIHRQLTKDCQMLFFSATFEEEVWRFAEMIVPEANIIRLRREEETLDTIKQFYVLCRSKEDKFTTLCELYGSMTVAQAMIFCHTRKMASLLSSHMTKQGHVVALLSGELTVEQRANIIERFRTGKEKVLVTTNVCSRGIDVEQVSLVVNFDLPVDRDGNADNETYLHRIGRTGRFGRRGFAINMVDSQHGMEVIRQIEIHFALCPYSSCRQENPQT, encoded by the exons atgttcgaGCAGTCGTGGGCGCTTGAGGCTGACATGCAAGATGCGAGCACGgcgcctgtgcag GCTGAGTCAGCAAAGAAGATGGATCGAGTGCGTCGTCCACGGAGCTTCACCAGAGATATCAACG GAAACGTTGAGCTGACCACAAGCAAACGAAGTGGAAAGTGTGAAGAAGAGAAAATAGACCCGGCTGAAGTGTCCCTGCTCAACAAAATGATCCGCCGTTGTCTGGTGAGGAACCGGAACGAAGTGGAGGTCCTGCAGAGGGACCCCACCTCCCCACTGTTCTCCGTCAAGACCTTCGAGGAGCTTCGCCT GAAACCGGAGCTGTTGAGGGGGGTCTACGACATGGGCTTCAACAGGCCTTCCAGGATCCAGGAGAAGGCTCTCCCTATGATGCTGGCACAGCC ACCTCAGAATCTCATTGCCCAGTCCCAGTCAGGCACAGGAAAAACTACTGCTTTTTCACTGGCTATGCTCAGCCACGTCGACCCCGCCCACAAGTGGACCCAG GCTCTTTGCATCGCGCCAACATATGAGCTGGCCCTGCAGATCGGTCAGGTGATGGAGCAGATGGGCAAACACTACCCCAATGTCAAGCTGGCATACGGCATCCAAGGCAATCGAG TGGAGCGAGGCAGTAAGTTGCAGGAGCAGATCGTCGTGGGAACCCCGGGCACCATCCAGGACTGGTGCACCAAGCTGAAGTTCATAGATCCCAAAAAGATCACCATGTTTGTGCTGGACGAGGCTGATGTCATGATCGCCACTCAGGGTCATCGTGACCAGAGCATCCGCATCCACAG GCAACTAACAAAGGACTGTCAGATGCTCTTCTTCTCGGCCACCTTCGAGGAGGAGGTATGGCGGTTTGCAGAGATGATTGTTCCAGAGGCCAACATCATCCGTTTGCGACGTGAGGAGGAGACGCTGGACACCATCAAACAGTTTTATGTGCTCTGCAGGAGCAAGGAGGACAAGTTCACCACTCTGTGTGAACTCTACGGGAGTATGACTGTGGCACAAGCCATGATCTTCTGCCAT ACTCGTAAGATGGCGTCTTTATTGTCCTCTCACATGACCAAGCAAGGCCACGTTGTGGCACTGCTGAGCGGGGAATTGACTGTGGAGCAGAGAGCTAACATCATTGAACGCTTTAGGACCGGCAAGGAGAAGGTTCTTGTGACAACAAATGTTTGTTCTCGAG GTATCGATGTGGAGCAGGTGTCCCTGGTGGTCAACTTTGACCTCCCCGTGGACAGAGATGGGAACGCCGACAACGAAACGTACCTTCACCGGATTGGCCGCACGGGACGCTTTGGCCGGCGAGGCTTTGCTATCAACATGGTGGACAGCCAGCACGGCATGGAGGTCATCAGGCAAATCGAGATTCATTTTG CTTTGTGTCCTTATTCATCCTGCAGACAGGAAAATCCCCAAACTTGA